In the genome of bacterium, one region contains:
- a CDS encoding GNAT family N-acetyltransferase yields the protein MGPDPRQTRELRVRTPRGELLFRSLCQPGSFLGLRLDCGLGNFPHYSSMIQKLEMFECIASGEDGNVLLTLANGNNVVAYACCYYPSAGERWAALGKLMYEMGAIEVSRNWRNLGIAQILVRMAMDRDFYEDKIAYMNGFSWHWDLEGTGYTLAQYRQMMINLMKPYGFKEYPTNEPNIAIREENVFLARIGSRVSQRDVLRFRKLLFGIVDKN from the coding sequence ATGGGCCCTGATCCCAGGCAGACCCGAGAGCTCAGGGTAAGGACCCCCAGGGGAGAGTTGCTTTTCAGGTCCCTTTGCCAGCCTGGTTCTTTCCTCGGCTTGAGACTGGACTGCGGGCTTGGGAATTTCCCTCATTATTCTTCCATGATACAGAAGTTGGAGATGTTTGAATGCATAGCCTCAGGGGAGGATGGCAACGTGCTCTTGACCCTGGCCAATGGGAATAATGTGGTGGCATATGCCTGCTGCTACTATCCCTCTGCAGGTGAAAGGTGGGCTGCTCTGGGAAAACTCATGTACGAGATGGGAGCCATTGAGGTAAGCCGAAATTGGAGAAACCTAGGTATTGCACAAATATTGGTGCGCATGGCCATGGACAGAGATTTTTACGAGGACAAGATAGCCTACATGAACGGCTTTTCCTGGCACTGGGATCTGGAAGGCACGGGCTACACTCTGGCTCAGTATCGTCAGATGATGATCAACCTTATGAAACCGTACGGTTTCAAGGAATACCCGACCAATGAGCCCAACATAGCCATCAGGGAGGAGAATGTTTTTCTGGCCAGAATAGGATCAAGAGTCTCACAGCGAGATGTCCTGCGTTTCAGGAAACTGCTGTTTGGAATTGTGGACAAGAACTGA
- a CDS encoding DUF3106 domain-containing protein yields the protein MLLLGFGPLPEVFAQTTGPQGPIASERSSDQDPLRRLKPPPTGERRLPPPPLERNKVPYETPKRLTPEERERLHQRLQQFRSLPPEKREDLRERWQRWKSLPPQDQDLYRKRFEQWRSLPQEEKLRYRQKLRNPDKLSPQEREEIRQRFMGR from the coding sequence ATGCTTTTGCTTGGATTCGGCCCATTGCCAGAAGTTTTTGCTCAAACCACTGGGCCCCAGGGGCCCATTGCCTCTGAGAGAAGCTCAGATCAAGATCCACTTCGAAGACTAAAACCGCCCCCTACAGGGGAACGAAGGCTTCCACCCCCACCCCTGGAGAGAAACAAGGTCCCTTATGAGACTCCCAAGAGACTTACCCCAGAGGAGAGGGAGAGGCTCCATCAAAGGCTCCAGCAATTCCGCTCCCTGCCGCCAGAAAAAAGAGAAGACCTAAGGGAAAGATGGCAGAGGTGGAAGAGCCTTCCTCCTCAAGATCAGGACCTCTATCGAAAACGATTTGAACAGTGGAGAAGCCTTCCCCAGGAAGAAAAGTTGCGCTATCGCCAGAAGCTGAGGAATCCAGATAAGTTGAGCCCTCAGGAAAGAGAGGAGATTAGACAGAGATTTATGGGACGCTGA
- the nadD gene encoding nicotinate-nucleotide adenylyltransferase: MRIGVFGGTFDPIHYGHLRLAEEARESFCLEMILFIPASVPPHKTHKKVSHIEHRLEMVRRAVAGNPAFQVSDLECSRPGVSYSVETLRLMQQLQGPEVEMFFLAGLDAFLNIHTWKAFPELFEMSNWIVLGRAGFRPSGKRALPAKLRSIFRYDPKERAWVHPSGHRVFFRGFRSLDVSGTEIRALLRSGRSIRYLVPEEVAGYIALHRLYAVEAGAKTKEPGHGP, from the coding sequence GTGCGAATAGGGGTTTTTGGCGGAACCTTTGACCCGATTCACTACGGCCATCTGAGGCTGGCCGAAGAGGCCCGGGAATCTTTTTGCCTGGAGATGATCCTGTTCATCCCGGCTTCTGTGCCACCACACAAGACCCACAAGAAGGTCTCCCACATAGAGCACAGATTGGAGATGGTGAGAAGGGCAGTGGCTGGGAATCCAGCATTCCAGGTATCGGACCTGGAATGCAGCCGACCTGGAGTCTCTTACTCGGTGGAGACCCTTCGTTTGATGCAGCAGCTGCAGGGTCCTGAGGTGGAAATGTTTTTCCTGGCTGGCTTGGATGCTTTTCTGAATATTCACACGTGGAAGGCCTTTCCGGAGCTCTTTGAAATGAGCAACTGGATTGTGCTGGGAAGAGCCGGTTTCAGACCTTCTGGGAAAAGAGCATTGCCAGCCAAGCTGAGGAGCATTTTTCGCTATGATCCCAAGGAGCGTGCCTGGGTTCACCCCAGTGGGCACAGGGTTTTCTTCAGGGGCTTCCGATCTCTGGATGTTTCAGGCACTGAAATCAGAGCCCTTCTAAGATCCGGGCGTTCCATAAGATATCTTGTGCCAGAGGAGGTGGCCGGATACATAGCCCTGCACCGCCTTTATGCAGTGGAAGCCGGTGCAAAGACCAAGGAGCCGGGGCATGGCCCGTGA
- a CDS encoding P-loop NTPase, which produces MGDSRKGPKAVWAVGGGKGGTGKTLIASNIAISLAKRGQRVLLVDADVGGANLHTCLGIERPRYTLGAFFQGNHGDLSDFMEETGVANLLLVSGTLDYPIRGPKVRDMNRLRNALRRAQVDYVILDIGSGSAQTTMELFLMASLGLYVIVPEPTSIENTYRFLKEALYWTLVRSTRKRTVKSALNKAFHVGKVEDFQPVPELLRQLSRTEPLVSRILKSSLESFQVRLVLNQVRRYEDVEVGFSVRSAVHKYFGLRVDYSGYINFDERVIQCVRSRQSLLQSFPESNAAKCIENLTQRLLSQGQLAFDFF; this is translated from the coding sequence ATGGGAGATTCTCGAAAGGGCCCAAAGGCTGTATGGGCTGTGGGTGGGGGCAAGGGGGGTACAGGAAAGACCCTTATTGCCAGCAACATAGCCATATCTCTTGCCAAGAGGGGTCAAAGAGTTCTTCTGGTGGATGCCGATGTAGGTGGAGCTAACCTGCACACTTGCCTGGGGATTGAGAGACCCAGGTACACTCTAGGGGCTTTCTTCCAGGGAAACCACGGCGACCTGAGCGACTTCATGGAAGAAACCGGGGTGGCCAATCTTCTCCTGGTAAGTGGCACCCTGGACTATCCCATCAGGGGCCCCAAGGTGAGGGATATGAACAGGCTGCGCAATGCCCTTAGGCGCGCGCAGGTGGACTATGTGATTCTTGACATAGGTTCAGGAAGCGCTCAGACAACCATGGAACTTTTCCTGATGGCCAGCCTCGGGCTCTACGTAATAGTCCCAGAGCCCACCTCCATAGAGAACACCTATAGATTCCTCAAAGAGGCCCTTTATTGGACCCTGGTCAGAAGCACCAGAAAACGCACCGTGAAAAGTGCTCTCAACAAGGCCTTTCATGTGGGCAAGGTAGAGGATTTTCAACCTGTTCCGGAACTCCTGAGACAATTGAGCCGCACAGAGCCCCTTGTGAGCCGGATTCTGAAATCCAGTTTGGAAAGTTTTCAGGTGAGGCTGGTGTTGAACCAGGTGCGCCGGTATGAGGATGTAGAGGTGGGATTCTCGGTAAGGAGCGCAGTGCACAAATATTTCGGTCTGCGGGTGGACTACAGCGGGTACATAAACTTCGACGAGAGGGTCATCCAGTGTGTTCGTTCCCGGCAGTCTCTCTTGCAGAGTTTTCCGGAATCCAACGCTGCCAAGTGTATAGAAAACCTGACTCAGAGACTCCTTAGCCAGGGCCAGCTTGCCTTTGATTTCTTTTGA
- the rsfS gene encoding ribosome silencing factor: MAREQSRNIVKKEGTSEEKSLLIARFMQAKKAQNILILDLRQVASFTDYFVICTGRSDRQVQAIAEHLERELKGLKWKPTAVEGLGVARWVLMDFGDVIVHIFQKQIREFYDLEGLWSDAPRLEFPEDTESMDTEVEEDF; encoded by the coding sequence ATGGCCCGTGAGCAAAGCCGCAATATTGTAAAGAAGGAGGGGACCTCGGAAGAGAAATCCCTGCTCATCGCCAGGTTTATGCAGGCCAAGAAAGCCCAGAACATTCTCATATTGGACCTCAGGCAGGTTGCTTCATTCACAGACTATTTTGTGATTTGCACAGGCAGATCCGACAGGCAGGTACAGGCCATAGCAGAACACCTGGAGCGAGAACTCAAGGGCCTGAAGTGGAAACCCACGGCTGTTGAAGGCCTGGGTGTGGCGCGATGGGTTCTGATGGATTTCGGAGACGTCATAGTGCACATCTTCCAGAAACAGATAAGAGAATTCTACGACTTGGAAGGCCTTTGGTCAGATGCCCCCAGGCTTGAGTTTCCTGAAGACACAGAGTCCATGGATACGGAAGTGGAAGAAGACTTTTAG
- a CDS encoding helix-turn-helix domain-containing protein: MIELGTLNPYEVLDVDPRATVAEIKRAFQIALKTYGPGHMATAGLFTEEQREEILSKVHEAYNVLMDPERRGHWDEILRQKGLYPLEAEQQHGVSAPDVAVPIPPKPKGLEAQSQEDPKVRQEREQRVRELLAEAQHKGEWTGALLRQVREVRSMTLDEIAQKTKIGRGHLRSIEEDSYEFLPPDVYVKGFITQIAKVLGLDPGVVAPRIMDRIRKIRGPR, encoded by the coding sequence ATGATAGAACTTGGCACACTGAATCCTTACGAGGTCTTGGACGTGGATCCAAGGGCCACGGTGGCCGAGATAAAAAGGGCTTTCCAGATAGCCCTGAAGACCTATGGACCAGGCCACATGGCCACAGCAGGGCTTTTCACAGAGGAGCAGCGAGAGGAAATCCTGAGCAAGGTCCACGAGGCCTATAACGTGCTGATGGATCCCGAGCGCCGGGGCCACTGGGACGAAATTCTGAGGCAAAAGGGGCTCTACCCCCTCGAGGCTGAGCAGCAGCACGGGGTCTCGGCCCCAGATGTGGCAGTACCCATTCCACCCAAGCCCAAGGGCCTGGAAGCCCAGTCTCAGGAAGATCCCAAGGTGAGGCAAGAGAGAGAACAGCGGGTCAGGGAGCTTTTGGCCGAAGCACAACACAAGGGGGAGTGGACAGGGGCCTTGCTGCGTCAAGTGCGCGAGGTGCGCTCCATGACTCTGGATGAAATAGCTCAGAAAACCAAGATTGGAAGAGGACATCTCAGATCCATCGAGGAGGACTCCTATGAGTTTCTGCCTCCTGACGTTTACGTGAAAGGTTTCATAACCCAGATAGCCAAGGTTCTGGGGCTGGATCCGGGTGTAGTGGCTCCTAGGATAATGGATCGGATTCGAAAGATCAGGGGGCCTCGTTAA
- a CDS encoding GNAT family N-acetyltransferase gives MFDAYPKLVVLKDGTSVLLRPMVLSDEPGLNDFFSRIPEKERWFRRENVSDPQVIKSWFQQMDYQRVLPMVAVRESDGLIVANLSLHRRSWGCLSHVGHIRIMVDPMYRGQRLGTWMILDLVKLAMGMGVEKLVAEFVAGVEDAAMRGVQKLDFFKAAVLEDYVKDPEGGYHDLVIMVKNLHRDWSDF, from the coding sequence ATGTTCGATGCTTACCCCAAGCTGGTGGTGCTCAAGGATGGGACTTCGGTGTTGCTGCGGCCCATGGTCTTGTCAGACGAGCCTGGCCTGAACGATTTCTTTTCCCGTATCCCGGAAAAGGAGAGATGGTTCAGGCGGGAAAACGTGTCCGATCCCCAGGTCATAAAGAGTTGGTTTCAGCAGATGGACTACCAGAGGGTTCTCCCCATGGTGGCCGTGAGGGAATCCGATGGACTCATCGTGGCCAACCTGAGCCTCCACAGGCGCTCCTGGGGTTGTTTGAGCCATGTGGGACATATCCGCATCATGGTGGACCCCATGTACAGGGGTCAGAGACTTGGGACCTGGATGATCCTGGATCTGGTGAAACTGGCCATGGGCATGGGGGTGGAGAAACTGGTGGCTGAATTTGTGGCAGGGGTCGAGGATGCTGCCATGAGGGGTGTGCAGAAGCTGGATTTCTTCAAGGCGGCTGTTTTGGAGGACTATGTGAAGGACCCTGAGGGGGGTTACCATGACCTGGTCATAATGGTGAAAAACCTGCACAGGGACTGGAGCGATTTCTGA
- a CDS encoding ComF family protein translates to MGIWNRQEMNLAEHLGGLLSSLVELVFPPVCVLCEGDMKPCQEESHKLLLWRGHGICGSCFKEISWLVPPFCPSCALPIHSSAVSSHFCGECMADPPPFQWARALVVYDQEIFPLLHKMKYGRDSSLACFMGWLLAVNLKEELECLDLHLVVPIPLHPSRLRQRGFNQAAVMGRAIAKSLGVPMGLGLLNRHRYTPPQVGLSKMERRKNVRGAFSVKGKNRLKGKRILLVDDVYTTGATLREASRELLKNGADQVYVMSFARVL, encoded by the coding sequence TTGGGAATTTGGAACAGGCAAGAAATGAATCTGGCTGAGCATCTAGGTGGCTTGCTGAGTTCTTTGGTGGAGCTGGTTTTCCCCCCTGTATGCGTTCTTTGTGAGGGGGACATGAAGCCTTGCCAGGAGGAATCCCACAAGCTCCTGCTTTGGAGGGGCCATGGTATCTGTGGGAGTTGTTTCAAGGAAATATCATGGCTGGTTCCTCCTTTTTGTCCGAGTTGTGCTTTGCCTATTCATTCCTCGGCCGTTTCATCTCACTTTTGCGGGGAATGCATGGCGGATCCGCCCCCTTTTCAGTGGGCTCGAGCCCTGGTGGTTTACGACCAGGAGATCTTCCCTCTTTTGCACAAGATGAAATACGGTCGTGACAGTTCCCTGGCCTGTTTCATGGGTTGGCTGCTGGCTGTGAATCTAAAAGAGGAATTGGAGTGCCTGGATCTGCATCTGGTAGTTCCCATTCCATTGCATCCGAGTCGCTTGAGACAAAGGGGGTTCAATCAGGCTGCTGTCATGGGAAGGGCGATTGCCAAGAGTTTGGGAGTGCCCATGGGACTGGGGCTCTTGAACCGGCACAGATATACCCCACCTCAGGTGGGTCTCAGCAAGATGGAGAGGCGGAAAAATGTAAGAGGGGCTTTTTCGGTAAAAGGGAAAAACCGGTTGAAAGGAAAAAGAATCCTGCTTGTGGATGATGTTTACACAACAGGAGCCACTCTTAGGGAAGCTTCCAGGGAGCTACTCAAAAACGGTGCGGATCAGGTGTACGTGATGAGCTTTGCCAGGGTGCTTTGA